A stretch of Onychomys torridus chromosome 2, mOncTor1.1, whole genome shotgun sequence DNA encodes these proteins:
- the Znf683 gene encoding LOW QUALITY PROTEIN: tissue-resident T-cell transcription regulator protein ZNF683 (The sequence of the model RefSeq protein was modified relative to this genomic sequence to represent the inferred CDS: inserted 1 base in 1 codon) has translation MATHDLSWANWMCPLPLAPAKSSLLDCSQGSDLYPYAPQKTLLSMTPQDLREDTSNLKHQPPGLHGDSTDNKKLTSKDSVNREDMGNQPERGFCLPLPPHTSSSPDVRLDRKHPSPLTFWPWLPPTIVSKELPLHICPVFPGSPLLLPPPYLFTYGALPSVQCPQLLMLPPDTSYPTMATSSLLMTANGAGPHITQEKPPLLNSGACQSAGHTLTSQVRHQSFRDASTFSPVQAAVAAPVKRPGSQAGVLALPYPLKKENGKILYECNVCGKNFGQLSNLKVHLRVHSGERPFQCALCQKSFTQLAHLQKHHLVHTGERPHQCRICHRRFSSSSNLKSHLRQHSGAQPFQWNICSSRFTPHVHLKLHHRQQGPRPLAHTHLPLASLTCLAQWHQGALDLVEASSEEMGWDVDKVKVSKVSXGKARAASLSSGGSKTERTLLGSPSRDGKVGFGRAGNEGLAPRVLTPIHLRHPQRREVAGRTEQRAGAREGEVCVGVIWTETWGEHDPLKVHLQAQGTDTIWIRSPPAAGASEAAVCSGGRAGGGASLPGQWIRVHLQPSARRLKPQPSISP, from the exons ATGGCTACTCATGACCTGTCCTGGGCCAACTGGATGTGTCCCTTGCCATTGGCACCAGCTAAATCTTCCTTGCTGGACTGCTCACAAGGCTCAGACCTGTATCCTTATGCCCCGCAGAAGACACTCCTGAGCATGACCCCACAGGATCTCAGAGAGGATACCTCAAACCTGA AGCACCAGCCACCAGGCCTGCACGGAGACTCTACAGACAATAAGAAACTCACAAGCAAGGACTCAGTGAACAGAGAAGACATGGGAAACCAGCCAGAAAGAGGCTTCTGCCTACCCCTCCCTCCTCACACCAGCTCCTCCCCAGATGTCAGGCTGGACAGAAAGCACCCTAGTCCCTTGACCTTCTGGCCCTGGCTTCCTCCCACCATCGTCTCCAAGGAACTCCCTCTCCACATCTGCCCAGTCTTCCCTGGGTCCCCacttctcctgcctcccccttACCTATTCACTTATGGGGCCCTACCTTCTGTCCAGTGTCCACAACTCCTCATGCTGCCCCCAGACACCTCATACCCCACCATGGCCACATCCAGCTTGCTTATGACAGCCAATGGTGCTGGGCCCCATATTACCCAGGAGAAGCCCCCGCTTCTCAACTCAGGGGCATGCCAGAGTGCTGGACACACCCTGACCTCCCAGGTCAGGCATCAGAGCTTTAGAGATGCCTCGACCTTCTCCCCAGTACAGGCTGCTGTGGCAGCTCCTGTAAAGCGGCCAGGCTCCCAGGCTGGTGTCCTAGCCCTGCCCTACCCTCTGAAGAAAGAGAATGGTAAAATCCTATACGAGTGCAATGTGTGTGGCAAGAACTTTGGGCAGCTCTCCAACCTGAAG GTCCACCTGCGTGTACACAGTGGGGAGCGTCCATTTCAGTGTGCCCTGTGTCAGAAGAGCTTCACCCAGCTGGCCCACCTGCAGAAGCATCACCTGGTGCACACCGGGGAGCGGCCCCACCAGTGCCGG ATATGCCACAGACGATTCAGCAGCTCCAGCAACCTCAAGAGCCACCTTCGCCAGCACTCAGGTGCCCAGCCGTTCCAGTGGAACATCTGTTCGAGTCGCTTCACCCCGCATGTACATCTGAAGCTGCACCATAGGCAACAAGGTCCTCGGCCCCTGGCCCACACCCACCTGCCCCTCGCCTCCCTCACCTGCCTTGCCCAGTGGCACCAAGGAGCACTAGATCTTGTGGAAGCCTCATCAGAGGAGATGGGCTGGGATGTGGACAAGGTCAAGGTGTCCAAGGTAT CCGGGAAAGCAAGGGCAGCCAGCCTGAGCAGTG GTGGCTCCAAGACCGAGAGAACCCTCCTAGGGAGTCCCTCACGCGATGGCAAGGTGGGCTTCGGCCGCGCCGGCAACGAAG GTCTAGCTCCCCGAGTGCTCACACCAATCCACCTCCGACATCCCCAGAGGCGTGAAGTTGCAGGGCGGACGGAACAGAGAGCAGGAGCTCGGGAGGGGGAGGTCTGTGTGGGAGTGATCTGGACTGAGACCTGGGGTGAGCATGATCCTCTGAAGGTGCATCTGCAGGCCCAGGGCACCGACACCATATGGATCAGGTCCCCGCCCGCGGCCGGTGCGAGCGAGGCTGCTGTTTGCTCAGGGGGACGGGCCGGAGGAGGCGCTTCTCTGCCTGGACAGTGGATCCGGGTGCACCTGCAGCCAAGCGCCCGCCGGCTCAAGCCCCAGCCCTCGATCTCGCCATGA